A part of Drosophila bipectinata strain 14024-0381.07 chromosome 3L, DbipHiC1v2, whole genome shotgun sequence genomic DNA contains:
- the LOC108122356 gene encoding probable chitinase 10 has product MKGLSLIALFGLAALIVSPIVLANNADPSTPEPPQVDPIESTEQPISAESTPEDSTPAIETTTEEPTTEDSTTEEPTTEDSTTEEPTTEDSTTEEPTTTEIPPVLCDETEIFRPASDCREYYQCFNGEGVLKRCPDNLYWDPKLNVCGWDTQYCTSGEISTTTSAPGGLSCASGAAYLPYLPDCNKYIQCVYNIGFKQSCPPGLYWNQPLQRCDYTCDNSI; this is encoded by the exons ATGAAAG gcTTAAGCTTAATTGCACTTTTTGGATTGGCTGCACTCATTGTGAGCCCAATAGTTCTGGCAAATAATGCAGATCCCAGCACGCCTGAGCCGCCACAAGTGGATCCGATTGAATCAACAGAGCAACCTATCTCGGCTGAATCAACGCCAGAAGACTCCACTCCTGCGATTGAAACCACCACAGAAGAGCCCACAACCGAGGACTCAACCACAGAAGAGCCCACAACCGAGGACTCAACCACAGAAGAGCCCACAACCGAGGACTCAACCACAGAGGAGCCAACAACGACAGAGATACCACCAGTTCTTTGTGACGAGACAGAGATTTTCCGCCCGGCGTCCGACTGTCGTGAATATTACCAGTGCTTCAACGGCGAGGGAGTCCTTAAAAGATGTCCCGATAACCTCTATTGGGATCCCAAGTTGAATGTATGTGGCTGGGATACTCAGTATTGCACCAGCGGCGAAATCAGTACGACTACATCTGCACCGGGAGGCTTGTCCTGTGCATCTGGAGCTGCGTATCTACCATATCTTCCCGATTGCAACAAATACATCCAGTGTGTCTACAATATAGGATTTAAACAAAGTTGCCCACCTGGCCTGTACTGGAACCAGCCTCTCCAGCGCTGTGACTACACCTGTGACAACAGTATCTAG
- the Muc68E gene encoding mucin-5AC, with translation MLQSAKENRNLIIKCVLWTVLFSQIVHIYAYSQPSLDKTTKDKLNLIRLGDDELTKILDTTLLSPDDANRAQLILTNNENSTKPELEEGSASGPVESSAANSDENTTSASEETTTGDPDVSSTAISDSTNPEQTTTSALEETTTIDPEQTTNSASEETTTEDPDESTTSAPGDSTTEDPEQSTTSAAEETTTDQTTTSAADDSTTSAPGDSTTEDPEQTTTSAPEETTTEKSEQTTTSAPEETTTEDPEDSTTSAPGESTTEDPEQTTTSAPYESTTADPDESTTSASEETTTEEPEQSTTSAPEETTTEDPDESTTSAPGDSTTEHPDQTTTSAPDDSTTAEPDESTTSASGETTTGEPEQSTTSAPDDSTTADPDDSTTSAPGDSTTEDPEQTTTSAPYESTTADPDESTTSASEETTTEEPEQSTTSAPEETTTEDPDESTTSAPGDSTTEDPDQPTTSAPDDSTTAEPDESTTSASGETTTEEPEQSTTSAPEETTTGDPDDSTTSAPGDSTTEDPDQTTTSAPDDSTTDDPDESTTPASEETTTEEPEQSTTSAPEETTTEDPDVSTTSASGDSTSEDPDESTTSAPGDRTTAYPDESTTSAPEETTTEDPDVSTTSASGDSTTEDPDVSTTSASGDSTTEDPDQTTTSAPDDSTTAYPDESTTSASEETTTEEPEQSTTSAPEETTTEDPDESTTSAPGDSTTEDPDQPTTSAPDDSTTAEPDESTTSASGETTTEEPEQSTTSAPEETTTGDPDDSTTSAPGDSTTEDPDQTTTSAPDDSTTDDPDESTTPASEETTTEEPEQSTTSAPEETTTADPDESTTSAPGDSSTEDPDQTTTSAPDDSTTAYPDESTTSAPEETTTEDPDVSTTSASGDSTTEDPDVSTTSASGDSTTEDPDQTTTSAPDDSTTAYPDESTTSASEETTTEEPEQSTTSAPEETTTEDPDVSTTSASGDSTTEDPEQTTSSAPEDSTTEDPSQTTTSAPDDSTTEDPDESTTSASEETTTEEPEQSTTSAPEETTTEDPDVSTTSTSGDKTTEDPDKTTTSAPDDSTTADPDESTTSASEETTTEEPEQSTTSAPEDTTTEDPDDSTTSAPGDSTTEDPDQTTSSAPDDSTTAEPDESTTSASEETTTEEPEQSTTSAPEETTTEDPDVSTTSTSGDKTTEDPDKTTTSAPDDSTTADPDESTTSASEETTTEEPEQSTTSAPEDTTTEDPDDSTTSAPGDSTTEDPDQTTSSAPDDSTTAEPDESTTSASEETTTEEPEQSTTSAPEETTTEDPDVSTTSASGDSTTEDPEQTTSSAPEDSTTEDPSQTTTSAPGDSTTADPDESTTSASEETTTEEPEQSTTSAPEETTTENPDESTTSASGDKTTEDPDESTTSAPGDSTTADPDESSTSASEETTTEEPEQSTTSAPEETTTEDPDVSTTSASGDSTTEDPDQTTTSAPDDSTTAYPDESTTSASEETTTEEPEQSTTSAPEETTTEDPDVSTTSASGDSTTEDPDQTTTSAPDDSTTEDPSQTTTSAPDDSTTEDPDESTTSASEETTTEEPEQSTTSAPEETTNEDPDVSTTSTSGDKTTEDPDESTTSAPGDSTTADPDESSTSASEETTTEEPEQSTTSAPEETTTEDPDVSTTSASGDSTTGDPDQTTTSAPDDSTTAYPDESTTSASEETTTEEPEQSTTSAPEETTTEDPDVSTTSASGDSTTEDPDQTTTSAPDDSTTAYPDESTTSASEETTTEDPDVSTTSASEQSTTSAPEETTTADPDESTTSAPGDSSTEDPDQTTTSAPDDSTTAYPDESTTSASGDSTTKDPEQTTTSAPDDSTTAYPDESTTSASGDSTTKDPEQTTSSAPEDSTTEDPGQTTTSAPEDSTTEDPDESTTSASEETTTEEPEQSTTSAPEETTTEDPDVSTTSASGESTTEDPEQTSSSAPEDSTTEYPGQTTTSAPDDSTTEDPDESTTSASEETTTEEPEQSTTSAPEETTNEDPDESTTSTPDKTTKEEQEPTSTSAPEGTTSEDPEQSTTSVVEETTKEDPDKSTTSASEETSTGDPEQTTTSVPKKSTTEDPNKSTSSASTTKEPYESTTSVPDSTYPEQSTPPGPEDSTTALPEESTSAPEKTSTNIPDPTQPVQSTSSAPQTTSTSAPDASTTSEAEESTTARQETTTEPEESSLSPEDSSTTRSSSSSSGSETTSIPITSTSSLPPLSCSSGYPFLPFPSDCRKYIQCSGDVEYIMDCPPTLYWDYKNLACVPDSRGCYSDEGIQKPEENVCSGGANYLPDPSDCTKFIQCSNGQPIYLQCSKPLYWNPVANRCDWSDEYCQKDKLIDLKVCGEPGMKYDGFPGDCSRYIKCSETGQILMSCNPGLYWNPIENVCGNSQRFCN, from the coding sequence ATGCTCCAAAGCGCTAAGGAGAATCGGAATCTAATAATAAAATGCGTTTTATGGACGGTATTGTTCAGCCAAATAGTGCACATTTACGCGTACTCGCAACCTAGTCTGGATAAGACCACCAAAGATAAACTCAACCTCATCCGGCTAGGCGATGatgaattaacaaaaatattggaTACCACATTATTGTCGCCCGATGACGCCAATAGAGCTCAGCTCATATTGACAAACAATGAAAATTCTACCAAGCCAGAGCTTGAAGAAGGTAGCGCATCTGGGCCAGTGGAGTCATCCGCTGCAAATTCTGACGAGAACACGACTTCTGCGTCAGAGGAGACTACCACAGGGGATCCAGACGTGAGCTCCACTGCAATATCGGATTCAACGAACCCTGAGCAGACTACTACTTCTGCGCTAGAAGAGACTACCACAATAGATCCTGAGCAGACCACCAATTCAGCGTCAGAAGAAACTACCACTGAGGATCCTGACGAGAGCACCACTTCTGCACCAGGCGATAGTACCACAGAGGATCCTGAGCAGTCCACCACTTCTGCAGCAGAGGAGACTACCACTGATCAGACCACCACTTCGGCGGCAGACGATAGCACCACTTCTGCACCAGGCGATAGTACCACAGAAGATCCTGAGCAGACCACTACTTCTGCGCCAGAAGAAACTACCACTGAGAAATCTGAGCAGACCACCACATCTGCACCAGAGGAGACTACCACAGAGGATCCTGAAGATAGCACCACTTCTGCACCAGGCGAAAGTACCACAGAGGATCCTGAGCAGACCACCACTTCTGCGCCATACGAAAGTACCACTGCGGATCCTGACGAGAGCACCACATCTGCGTCAGAGGAGACTACCACAGAGGAACCAGAGCAGTCCACCACTTCTGCACCAGAGGAGACTACCACTGAGGATCCTGACGAGAGCACCACTTCTGCACCTGGCGATAGTACCACAGAGCATCCTGACCAAACCACCACTTCTGCGCCAGACGATAGTACCACTGCGGAACCTGACGAGAGCACCACATCTGCGTCAGGGGAGACTACCACAGGGGAACCAGAGCAGTCCACCACTTCTGCACCAGACGATAGTACCACTGCGGATCCTGACGATAGCACCACTTCTGCACCAGGCGATAGTACCACAGAGGATCCTGAGCAGACCACCACTTCTGCGCCATACGAAAGTACCACTGCGGATCCTGACGAGAGCACCACATCTGCGTCAGAGGAGACTACCACAGAGGAACCAGAGCAGTCCACCACTTCTGCACCAGAGGAGACTACCACTGAGGATCCTGACGAGAGCACCACTTCTGCACCTGGCGATAGTACCACAGAGGATCCTGACCAACCCACCACTTCTGCGCCAGACGATAGTACCACTGCGGAACCTGACGAGAGCACCACATCTGCGTCAGGGGAGACTACCACAGAGGAACCAGAGCAGTCCACCACTTCTGCACCAGAGGAGACTACCACTGGGGATCCTGACGATAGCACCACTTCTGCACCAGGCGATAGTACCACAGAGGATCCTGACCAAACCACCACTTCTGCGCCAGACGATAGTACCACTGACGATCCTGACGAGAGCACCACACCTGCGTCAGAGGAGACTACCACAGAGGAACCAGAGCAGTCAACCACTTCTGCACCAGAGGAGACTACCACTGAGGATCCTGACGTGAGCACCACTTCTGCATCAGGCGATAGTACTTCAGAGGATCCTGACGAGAGCACCACTTCTGCACCAGGCGATCGTACCACTGCATATCCTGACGAGAGCACCACTTCTGCACCAGAGGAGACTACCACTGAGGATCCTGACGTGAGCACCACTTCTGCATCAGGCGATAGTACCACAGAGGATCCTGACGTGAGCACCACTTCTGCATCAGGCGATAGTACCACAGAGGATCCTGACCAGACCACCACTTCTGCGCCAGACGATAGTACCACTGCATATCCTGACGAGAGCACCACTTCTGCGTCAGAGGAGACTACCACAGAGGAACCAGAGCAGTCCACCACTTCTGCACCAGAGGAGACTACCACTGAGGATCCTGACGAGAGCACCACTTCTGCACCTGGCGATAGTACCACAGAGGATCCTGACCAACCCACCACTTCTGCGCCAGACGATAGTACCACTGCGGAACCTGACGAGAGCACCACATCTGCGTCAGGGGAGACTACCACAGAGGAACCAGAGCAGTCCACCACTTCTGCACCAGAGGAGACTACCACTGGGGATCCTGACGATAGCACCACTTCTGCACCAGGCGATAGTACCACAGAGGATCCTGACCAAACCACCACTTCTGCGCCAGACGATAGTACCACTGACGATCCTGACGAGAGCACCACACCTGCGTCAGAGGAGACTACCACAGAGGAACCAGAGCAGTCCACCACTTCTGCACCAGAGGAGACTACTACTGCGGATCCTGACGAGAGCACCACTTCTGCACCAGGCGATAGTAGCACAGAGGATCCTGACCAGACCACCACTTCTGCGCCAGACGATAGTACCACTGCATATCCTGACGAGAGCACCACTTCTGCACCAGAGGAGACTACCACTGAGGATCCTGACGTGAGCACCACTTCTGCATCAGGCGATAGTACCACAGAGGATCCTGACGTGAGCACCACTTCTGCATCAGGCGATAGTACCACAGAGGATCCTGACCAGACCACCACTTCTGCGCCAGACGATAGTACCACTGCATATCCTGACGAGAGCACCACTTCTGCGTCAGAGGAGACTACCACAGAGGAACCAGAGCAGTCCACCACTTCTGCACCAGAGGAGACTACCACTGAGGATCCTGACGTGAGCACCACTTCTGCATCAGGCGATAGTACCACAGAGGATCCTGAGCAGACCACTTCTTCTGCGCCAGAAGATAGTACCACAGAGGATCCTAGCCAGACCACCACTTCTGCGCCAGACGATAGTACCACTGAGGATCCTGACGAGAGCACCACATCTGCGTCAGAGGAGACTACCACAGAGGAACCAGAGCAGTCCACCACTTCTGCACCAGAGGAGACTACCACTGAGGATCCTGACGTGAGCACCACTTCTACATCAGGCGATAAAACTACAGAGGATCCTGACAAGACCACTACTTCTGCGCCAGACGATAGTACCACTGCGGATCCTGACGAGAGCACCACATCTGCGTCAGAGGAGACTACCACAGAGGAACCAGAGCAGTCCACCACTTCTGCACCAGAGGACACTACCACTGAGGATCCTGACGATAGCACAACTTCTGCACCAGGCGATAGTACCACAGAGGATCCTGACCAAACCACCTCTTCTGCGCCAGACGATAGTACCACTGCGGAACCTGACGAGAGCACCACATCTGCGTCAGAGGAGACTACCACAGAGGAACCAGAGCAGTCCACCACTTCTGCACCAGAGGAGACTACCACTGAGGATCCTGACGTGAGCACCACTTCTACATCAGGCGATAAAACTACAGAGGATCCTGACAAGACCACTACTTCTGCGCCAGACGATAGTACCACTGCGGATCCTGACGAGAGCACCACATCTGCGTCAGAGGAGACTACCACAGAGGAACCAGAGCAGTCCACCACTTCTGCACCAGAGGACACTACCACTGAGGATCCTGACGATAGCACCACTTCTGCACCAGGCGATAGTACCACAGAGGATCCTGACCAAACCACCTCTTCTGCGCCAGACGATAGTACCACTGCGGAACCTGACGAGAGCACCACATCTGCGTCAGAGGAGACTACCACAGAGGAACCAGAGCAGTCCACCACTTCTGCACCAGAGGAGACTACCACTGAGGATCCTGACGTGAGCACCACTTCTGCATCAGGCGATAGTACCACAGAGGATCCTGAGCAGACCACTTCTTCTGCGCCAGAAGATAGTACCACAGAGGATCCTAGCCAGACCACCACTTCTGCACCAGGCGATAGTACCACTGCGGATCCTGACGAGAGCACCACATCTGCGTCAGAGGAGACTACCACAGAGGAACCAGAGCAGTCAACCACTTCTGCACCAGAGGAGACTACCACTGAGAATCCTGACGAGAGCACCACTTCTGCATCAGGCGATAAAACTACAGAGGATCCTGACGAGAGCACCACTTCTGCACCAGGCGATAGTACCACTGCGGATCCTGACGAGAGCAGCACATCTGCGTCAGAGGAGACTACCACAGAGGAACCAGAGCAGTCCACCACTTCTGCACCAGAGGAGACTACCACTGAGGATCCTGACGTGAGCACCACTTCTGCATCAGGCGATAGTACCACAGAGGATCCTGACCAGACCACCACTTCTGCGCCAGACGATAGTACCACTGCATATCCTGACGAGAGCACCACTTCTGCGTCAGAGGAGACTACCACAGAGGAACCAGAGCAGTCCACCACTTCTGCACCAGAGGAGACTACCACTGAGGATCCTGACGTGAGCACCACTTCTGCATCAGGCGATAGTACCACAGAGGATCCTGACCAGACCACCACTTCTGCGCCAGACGATAGTACCACAGAGGATCCTAGCCAGACCACCACTTCTGCGCCAGACGATAGTACCACTGAGGATCCTGACGAGAGCACCACATCTGCGTCAGAGGAGACTACCACAGAGGAACCAGAGCAGTCCACCACTTCTGCACCAGAGGAGACTACCAATGAGGATCCTGACGTGAGCACCACTTCTACATCAGGCGATAAAACTACAGAGGATCCTGACGAGAGCACCACTTCTGCACCAGGCGATAGTACCACTGCGGATCCTGACGAGAGCAGCACATCTGCGTCAGAGGAGACTACCACAGAGGAACCAGAGCAGTCCACCACTTCTGCACCAGAGGAGACTACCACTGAGGATCCTGACGTGAGCACCACTTCTGCATCAGGCGATAGTACCACAGGGGATCCTGACCAGACCACCACTTCTGCGCCAGACGATAGTACCACTGCATATCCTGACGAGAGCACCACTTCTGCGTCAGAGGAGACTACCACAGAGGAACCAGAGCAGTCCACCACTTCTGCACCAGAGGAGACTACCACTGAGGATCCTGACGTGAGCACCACTTCTGCATCAGGCGATAGTACCACAGAGGATCCTGACCAGACCACCACTTCTGCGCCAGACGATAGTACCACTGCATATCCTGACGAGAGCACCACTTCTGCGTCAGAGGAGACTACCACTGAGGATCCTGACGTGAGCACCACTTCTGCATCAGAGCAGTCCACCACTTCTGCACCAGAGGAGACTACTACTGCGGATCCTGACGAGAGCACCACTTCTGCACCAGGCGATAGTAGCACAGAGGATCCTGACCAGACCACCACTTCTGCGCCAGACGATAGTACCACTGCATATCCTGACGAGAGCACCACTTCTGCATCAGGCGATAGTACCACAAAGGATCCTGAGCAGACCACCACTTCTGCGCCAGACGATAGTACCACTGCATATCCTGACGAGAGCACCACTTCTGCATCAGGCGATAGTACCACAAAGGATCCTGAGCAGACCACTTCTTCTGCGCCAGAAGATAGTACCACAGAGGATCCTGGCCAGACCACCACTTCTGCGCCAGAAGATAGTACCACTGAGGATCCTGACGAGAGCACCACATCTGCGTCAGAGGAGACTACCACAGAGGAACCAGAGCAGTCCACCACTTCTGCACCAGAGGAGACTACCACTGAGGATCCTGACGTGAGCACCACTTCTGCATCAGGCGAAAGTACCACAGAGGATCCTGAGCAGACCTCTTCTTCTGCGCCAGAAGATAGTACCACAGAGTATCCTGGCCAGACCACCACCTCTGCGCCAGACGATAGTACCACTGAGGATCCTGACGAGAGCACCACATCTGCGTCAGAGGAGACTACCACAGAGGAACCTGAGCAGTCCACCACTTCTGCACCAGAGGAGACTACCAATGAGGATCCTGACGAGAGTACCACATCCACACCAGATAAGACTACCAAGGAGGAACAAGAGCCAACTTCCACTTCTGCACCAGAGGGGACGACTTCTGAAGATCCCGAGCAGAGCACAACATCTGTGGTAGAGGAGACAACCAAAGAGGATCCTGATAAGAGCACCACATCTGCGTCAGAAGAAACTAGCACAGGGGATCCTGAGCAGACCACTACTTCTGTGCCAAAGAAGTCTACCACAGAGGATCCTAACAAGAGCACCAGTTCTGCATCTACGACAAAGGAACCATACGAGAGCACCACTTCTGTGCCAGATTCAACCTACCCTGAGCAGAGCACCCCTCCTGGGCCAGAAGATTCTACTACAGCGCTTCCTGAGGAAAGCACTTCTGCGCCAGAGAAGACTTCTACAAATATACCCGATCCCACGCAACCTGTACAGAGCACCTCTTCTGCGCCACAGACGACCTCCACATCAGCACCAGACGCTAGTACCACTTCTGAGGCAGAGGAGTCTACTACAGCTAGGCAGGAGACAACTACCGAACCTGAAGAAAGCAGCTTGTCGCCAGAGGACTCTTCGACCACGAGATCGAGTAGTTCTTCTTCCGGATCTGAAACCACTTCCATACCGATTACGTCGACTTCCTCCCTACCCCCGCTATCGTGTAGTAGCGGGTATCCTTTCCTTCCGTTCCCATCCGATTGTCGAAAGTATATCCAGTGTAGTGGGGATGTGGAGTACATTATGGACTGTCCCCCCACACTCTATTGGGACTATAAAAATCTCGCCTGTGTTCCAGATAGCAGAGGGTGTTATAGTGATGAAGGAATCCAGAAGCCCGAGGAAAATGTTTGCAGCGGAGGAGCGAACTACTTACCGGATCCAAGTGACTGCACCAAGTTCATCCAATGCAGCAACGGTCAGCCCATCTATCTGCAATGTTCCAAGCCCCTATACTGGAACCCAGTAGCCAATAGATGCGACTGGTCGGACGAATACTGCCAGAAAGATAAGCTCATCGATTTAAAGGTTTGTGGTGAGCCAGGCATGAAGTATGATGGTTTCCCTGGCGACTGTTCGAGGTACATAAAGTGCTCTGAAACTGGACAAATCCTGATGAGCTGCAATCCCGGACTGTACTGGAATCCCATTGAAAACGTTTGCGGAAATTCACAGCGGTTCTGCAATTAA